The window TCACTTGAAAAAACCAAATCGAATGATTCATTCTCAACTGGAATATTATCACTACTTGCCAATATTGTTTTTGTTTTTAAATAAGAAAGTGCTTTTTTGCTCCTATCAACACCAACGACAGAGAATTTTTCAGCAAGCATATTTGTTATTATTCCATTCCCACATCCCACATCTAAAATATTATTAGTATCATCAGGAATAGTTTGAAGTATTTTTTTTATTTTATCATTTAAATCCAGTTGAGTTAAATTATTCCAATCGTACAATTCATAAAATGTTTTATTATCCATATATGTTTTTTATTTTTTTTAATTTGAAAGCACTTTTCAATCTATGTTTATTAATATAATTAGCTTCCTTTTCATTTACTACTTTTTTTTGTTTCGTAAAATAGGAATGCAAATATCCATATATTGCTAATACTCCACTAAAAAAATATGGTTTACATGTAATTGATTTTTTTATTGCCCCAATTAAAACTACAAAAAAATTAAATCCTATTATATAATATGATTTCCCGGATTTTATAGATGCTTTATAATTTCCCGTTTTAGTATCTGTTTTTCTATGATGTTTTACAATTAATTTTTCATCAACAAAAATTTCAAATCCATTATATAAAGATAGTAACTCATCAATTACATCCCATCCTTCTATTGGCTTAATACCTCCAATTATTTTAAAACAATTTGTTCTGTATGATTTAATTGGACCCCTAACATGATCTGGATTCGAGATTCTTTCTATCTTCCATTCACCCATTATATTTATCGCACAGATTCCTCCACATATTCCTATTTTATTATTTTCAATAAAATGAGAAGAAATCTTCTCAAAATAATCATTAGGTAGAGTCAGGTCAG of the Bacteroidales bacterium genome contains:
- a CDS encoding glycosyltransferase family 2 protein translates to MKYVIITPVYNEENYIKFTLESVINQTLLPIEWIIVDDGSIDNSSKIIKEYIKGKNWIKYINIIKDGKEKYSSGANVARAVNKGIENISDNNFDFIVKLDADLTLPNDYFEKISSHFIENNKIGICGGICAINIMGEWKIERISNPDHVRGPIKSYRTNCFKIIGGIKPIEGWDVIDELLSLYNGFEIFVDEKLIVKHHRKTDTKTGNYKASIKSGKSYYIIGFNFFVVLIGAIKKSITCKPYFFSGVLAIYGYLHSYFTKQKKVVNEKEANYINKHRLKSAFKLKKIKNIYG